One segment of Drosophila mauritiana strain mau12 chromosome 3R, ASM438214v1, whole genome shotgun sequence DNA contains the following:
- the LOC117142882 gene encoding probable V-type proton ATPase subunit d 2, giving the protein MSMIFNTEYGYLEALTRGFKNGMLKHSDYLNLTQCESLEDVMISIQGTDYGLIFGGEQSAPSVERIERCLRDRLLQQYYYIRSHSTEPLTTFMEFIRYPFMIDNVALLVAGLNNHRSMKRLLRMCHPLGEFDQLGAIEVASNSAELFDAVLIDTPIARFVPRDLPMESLRYLDVEIVRAHLYRAYLEKFYAYCSQLGGNTANVMTNLLSFEADRRTITIAVNAIGSDISPKDRLKMFPTCGYLPKIALASMSNLNETDKIRDVCNVFDGYGKMFDNLERDSDGMITLEDRFLMMEAKKNVQTFLQQYHFGIFYSFIKLKQLEVRNIVWISECIAQRQTDRINAFIPIPLD; this is encoded by the exons ATGTCGATGATATTCAATACGGAGTACGGCTACCTGGAGGCCCTAACGCGTGGATTCAAGAACGGCATGCTGAAGCACTCGGACTATCTAAATCTGACCCAGTGCGAATCCCTCGAGGACGTGATGATCAGCATCCAGGGCACGGATTACGGTCTCATCTTCGGCGGCGAACAATCAGCGCCGTCCGTTGAGAGGATCGAGAGGTGCCTTAGGGACCGTCTGCTGCAGCAGTACTACTACATACGCAGTCATTCGACGGAGCCGCTGACCACCTTCATGGAGTTTATACGATATCCGTTTATGATCGACAACGTGGCGCTTCTGGTCGCTGGCCTGAACAACCATCGATCCATGAAGCGTCTGCTAAGAATGTGCCATCCGCTGGGCGAGTTCGACCAACTGGGCGCCATCGAAGTGGCCTCGAACTCCGCGGAGCTCTTCGACGCTGTTCTAATTGATACGCCCATTGCGCGTTTTGTGCCACGCGATTTGCCCATGGAGTCACTGCGTTACCTCGACGTGGAGATTGTGCGAGCCCATCTGTACCGCGCTTATCTGGAGAAATTCTACGCCTATTGCAGCCAACTGGGCGGCAACACCGCCAACGTGATGACCAATCTGTTGTCCTTCGAGGCGGATCGTCGGACCATCACAATAGCCGTGAACGCTATTGGTAGTGATATCAG TCCGAAGGATCGTCTAAAGATGTTCCCCACCTGTGGCTACCTGCCCAAGATAGCCTTGGCCTCCATGTCCAATTTGAATGAAACTGATAAAATAAGGGATGTGTGCAATGTGTTCGATGGCTATGGCAAAATGTTCGACAACTTGGAGCGCGACTCGGACGGCATGATTACGCTGGAGGACCGCTTTCTCATGATGGAGGCCAAGAAGAATGTGCAGACCTTCCTGCAGCAGTACCACTTCGGGATCTTCTACTCGTTCATCAAGCTTAAACAGTTGGAGGTCCGCAATATCGTCTGGATCAGCGAGTGCATAGCGCAGCGACAGACGGACAGAATCAACGCCTTCATTCCCATACCCTTGGACTAA
- the LOC117144545 gene encoding uncharacterized protein LOC117144545, whose amino-acid sequence MIAKLRKIYPSGKAVRHCPAPCSTTDLNDAEKDSNVKKRRAEYLVERMQRLLLFLTVFLLFPVVIFVIFKFLIMEPLYGNSDYNVGIGSGLATVIVMHVLATGYILRLIFVQEISSMEKLEWEVLVPPNTQFHGSVFIVLLLMSYCCLIIGFPIATFFALKFVVLKSYAHINADIISAICTVVAVHAAVGFYIYRAIYAKSATAKSAKISL is encoded by the exons ATGATTGCCAAGCTGCGCAAGATTTATCCCAGTGGAAAGGCGGTTAGACATTGCCCCGCTCCATGCTCCACAACGGACCTGAACGATGCAGAAAAGGATTCCAATGTCAAG AAAAGGCGAGCCGAATATCTCGTCGAGCGAATGCAGCGGCTGCTGCTCTTCCTGACCGTCTTCCTCCTTTTTCCCGTGGTGATCTTCGTCATCTTCAAGTTCTTGATAATGGAGCCGCTCTATGGGAACAGCGATTACAATGTGGGCATTGGATCTGGCCTAGCCACTGTGATTGTGATGCATGTCCTGGCCACGGGCTATATCCTGCGCCTGATCTTCGTTCAGGAGATTTCGAGCATGGAGAAGCTGGAGTGGGAAGTTCTGGTGCCGCCAAACACCCAGTTTCATGGATCCGTGTTCATTGTCCTGCTGCTGATGTCCTACTGCTGCCTGATCATTGGCTTTCCCATAGCCACCTTCTTTGCCCTGAAATTCGTGGTGCTCAAGAGCTATGCCCACATCAATGCCGATATTATTTCGGCCATTTGCACCGTAGTTGCCGTTCATGCAGCAGTTGGCTTCTACATCTACCGAGCCATCTATGCAAAGAGTGCCACGGCCAAAAGCGCCAAAATATCGCTGTAA